CCTGCATTGGTGCGCCCGAATAAACTGATGGCATTTGCCGTCGCTTTTGTCCTAATTATGGTTTCGGGTTTGCGTAATAATATCGGTGATACGGTATTTTATATTCACACGTATGAGATTAACGATTTCAGCTGGAATTACATCGCACAGCAGAAAGATATCGGCTTTAATCTTTTTCAGAAACTACTGAAGAGCTTTACCACGGATCCTCAAGCATTTATTTTTAGCGTGGCGCTGATTACCAATCTGTTTATTGTTCTTGTCCTCTATAAATATTCGCGGCTGTTCGAATTGGCTGTTTATGTTTTTATTACGTCCGGCTCGTTTATCGTTTCCATGAACGGAATCCGACAATATATGGCCGCCGCTATCATTTTTGCTGCAACGAAATTTTTGATGGAGGGCCACTGGAAAAGGTATATGTTGACCGTTTTGATTGCCGCCTTCTTCCATCAAAGCGCATTGATTATGATTCCAATTTATTTCCTTGTACGAAGAAAAGCCTGGACCGGGACGACAATCGCATTGCTTGTTGTAGCAGTGCTCATCGTAGCGGGATTCAACCAGTTTCAGGATGTCCTTTTTTCCGCTCTTCAGGATACAAGCTATAGCGAGTATCAGAATTTTCAAGAAGGCGGCGCCAATATCCTGCGCGTTATTTTTTACGCCGTACCTCTTGTAGCGGCTTATTTGGGTAGAGAAAAGCTCCGGCTGTTATTTCCCAAAATCGACATTATCGTAAATTTAAGCTTAATTGGTGTTGTGCTAATGATCATTTCAACGCAAAACTGGATTTTTGCCCGGGTGGCCATCTATTTCACAATCTATCAAATTATTGTGGTATCCTGGGTGATCAAAGTTTTTCGGCAGAAAGACCAGAAACTGATTTATTTGATCACGATTTTCGTTTATCTGGTTTTTTTCTTTTATGAGAATGTGATCGTGCTTAATGTGCAATATGGCAGTGATTATTTGCATTGGTAGCAGGCAGGGAGTTGAATATAATGGAACGCTATCAACCCGATCGCGTTTTGCACGTCGTCAGCGCCATGAACCGGGGTGGTACGGAAACATTGCTTATGAACGTATACCGGGAATTGAACCGTTCGAAGCTTCAATTCGACTTCATATCCCATCGGGAAGACGAATGTGAATACGATAAGGAAATCATGGCGATGGGGGGGCGAATCATTTATATACCGAGCTTGGGGAAATCGGGACCGTTCACTTATGTGAAACTGCTGAGGGAGGCAATGGAGAATTACCCTTATAAGGCGGTTCATATTCATACCGATTTT
This genomic window from Paenibacillus humicola contains:
- a CDS encoding EpsG family protein, whose product is MTILWLTLSTASMFSFFARYFAVTDPQTPALVRPNKLMAFAVAFVLIMVSGLRNNIGDTVFYIHTYEINDFSWNYIAQQKDIGFNLFQKLLKSFTTDPQAFIFSVALITNLFIVLVLYKYSRLFELAVYVFITSGSFIVSMNGIRQYMAAAIIFAATKFLMEGHWKRYMLTVLIAAFFHQSALIMIPIYFLVRRKAWTGTTIALLVVAVLIVAGFNQFQDVLFSALQDTSYSEYQNFQEGGANILRVIFYAVPLVAAYLGREKLRLLFPKIDIIVNLSLIGVVLMIISTQNWIFARVAIYFTIYQIIVVSWVIKVFRQKDQKLIYLITIFVYLVFFFYENVIVLNVQYGSDYLHW